From a single Hymenobacter sp. YIM 151500-1 genomic region:
- a CDS encoding NYN domain-containing protein: MNQMNSPLIRIGVFYDGNYFLKISDYYYFQHERKARISLEGLHEFIRHQVAEEEDVDVRLSQITDAHFFRGRLSATEARDKDRLFHDRLLDDILMNMGITTHYMPLKTRDGRLQEKGIDVWLSLEALELAMHKSFDVIVLIAGDSDYVPLIKKLNTVGTRVMLLNWDFKYVDFKGENRVTRASQQLLEHATYPIQMHDLIDQGLSTGDDVIEGMFVNTPEPVAYPTPKPVRPTGPTAAGPVGTVGISTIKNLKNGFGFVVMPPNNLFFSYADMAEGDFNDLREGDWVEFTVGRNHRDEDCARNVRKVQPPQLNDEYDGEPEHESAVSPERL; the protein is encoded by the coding sequence ATGAACCAGATGAATAGCCCTCTGATTAGGATAGGCGTCTTCTATGACGGCAATTATTTCCTGAAAATCAGTGATTACTACTACTTCCAGCACGAACGTAAGGCCCGCATCAGCCTGGAAGGTCTCCATGAATTTATCCGGCACCAGGTAGCCGAAGAAGAAGACGTTGACGTGCGTCTTAGCCAGATTACGGATGCCCACTTTTTCCGCGGCCGGTTGTCGGCCACGGAAGCCCGCGACAAAGACCGGCTGTTCCACGACCGGCTGCTCGACGATATTCTGATGAATATGGGCATCACCACGCACTACATGCCCCTGAAAACGCGCGACGGCCGTTTGCAGGAAAAAGGCATCGACGTGTGGCTGTCCCTGGAAGCCCTGGAACTGGCCATGCACAAGAGCTTCGACGTGATTGTACTTATCGCCGGCGACTCCGACTACGTGCCCCTGATTAAGAAGCTGAACACGGTAGGCACCCGCGTGATGCTGCTCAACTGGGACTTCAAGTACGTGGACTTCAAGGGTGAAAACCGCGTGACGCGCGCCTCCCAGCAGCTGCTGGAGCACGCTACCTACCCCATCCAGATGCACGACCTCATCGACCAGGGCCTGAGCACGGGCGACGACGTAATTGAGGGCATGTTCGTGAATACCCCCGAGCCGGTGGCCTATCCCACGCCCAAGCCGGTGCGCCCCACGGGCCCCACGGCCGCTGGTCCGGTGGGCACGGTGGGCATCAGCACCATCAAGAACCTGAAAAACGGGTTCGGCTTCGTGGTAATGCCCCCGAACAACCTGTTCTTCAGCTACGCCGACATGGCCGAGGGCGACTTCAACGACCTGCGCGAAGGCGACTGGGTGGAATTCACGGTGGGCCGCAACCACCGCGACGAAGACTGTGCCCGCAACGTGCGGAAAGTGCAGCCCCCGCAGCTCAACGACGAGTACGACGGGGAGCCCGAGCACGAGTCGGCCGTCTCGCCCGAACGTTTATAA
- a CDS encoding PaaI family thioesterase, which yields MEQLPDVAALLAIYNQINAYGRTNGMELLLTRPGQVQYTMTVRPDHLSSPGTCHGGVLAGLMDAALGAAALSLAFTAGELVSTVEFKINYLHPVHLHDYLVAHGAVEHSGKTLIVSSATITCPARDGLVVARGLGTFNRYPASKRDFHDLLFPAEE from the coding sequence ATGGAACAACTGCCCGACGTGGCCGCGCTGCTGGCCATCTACAACCAAATAAACGCCTACGGCCGCACCAACGGCATGGAGCTGCTGCTGACCCGGCCTGGCCAGGTGCAGTACACCATGACCGTGCGCCCCGACCACCTCTCCTCGCCGGGTACCTGCCACGGCGGGGTGCTGGCTGGCCTCATGGACGCGGCCCTGGGCGCGGCGGCCCTGTCGCTGGCGTTTACGGCCGGCGAGCTGGTGTCCACGGTCGAGTTTAAAATCAACTACCTGCACCCCGTGCACCTGCACGATTACCTTGTGGCGCATGGTGCGGTGGAGCACTCCGGCAAAACGCTCATCGTGAGCAGCGCTACCATTACCTGCCCCGCCCGCGACGGACTGGTGGTGGCCCGTGGCTTGGGCACCTTCAACCGCTACCCCGCCTCCAAGCGCGACTTCCACGACCTATTGTTTCCGGCCGAAGAGTAG
- a CDS encoding DUF962 domain-containing protein → MAAPDSLTFAEFYPRYLREHNRRGTRILHFIGTSLFLLALGLAVAWQRPWLVLAGVVAAYGLAWVGHFFVEHNRPATFQHPWLSLLGDFRLYWDLLRGRERF, encoded by the coding sequence ATGGCCGCTCCCGATTCACTTACCTTCGCTGAGTTCTACCCCCGGTACCTGCGCGAGCATAACCGCCGCGGCACCCGCATTCTGCACTTCATCGGTACCAGCCTGTTCTTGCTGGCTCTGGGTTTGGCCGTGGCCTGGCAGCGCCCCTGGCTGGTGCTGGCGGGCGTGGTGGCAGCCTACGGCCTGGCCTGGGTGGGGCACTTCTTTGTGGAGCACAACCGCCCCGCCACCTTTCAGCACCCCTGGCTTTCCCTGCTCGGCGACTTCCGCCTGTACTGGGACCTGCTGCGCGGCCGGGAGAGGTTTTAG
- a CDS encoding YajQ family cyclic di-GMP-binding protein: protein MASFDIVSKVDPQVLENAVNTAKKELQTRYDLRDTKGGIELDKKANLITLSSENSMRIKSLEDILLARAVKQGIDGTALDFTAEEQASGALVKKVVKVKAGVDKEVGRKIIKAIKDGKLKVEAQMQDDQVRVSAKKIDDLQATIALLRRTDVGQPLQFVNMKS from the coding sequence ATGGCTTCCTTCGATATCGTAAGCAAAGTAGACCCGCAAGTCCTGGAAAACGCGGTGAATACAGCCAAAAAAGAACTCCAAACCCGCTACGACCTGCGCGACACCAAGGGCGGCATCGAGCTGGACAAGAAAGCCAACCTGATTACGCTCAGCTCCGAAAACTCCATGCGTATTAAGTCGCTGGAAGACATCTTGCTGGCGCGGGCCGTCAAGCAGGGCATCGACGGCACCGCCCTCGACTTCACGGCCGAGGAGCAGGCCAGCGGCGCCCTGGTCAAGAAAGTGGTGAAAGTAAAAGCCGGGGTAGACAAGGAAGTGGGCCGCAAAATCATTAAGGCCATCAAGGACGGCAAGCTCAAGGTAGAAGCCCAGATGCAGGACGACCAGGTGCGCGTGTCGGCTAAGAAGATAGACGACCTGCAAGCCACCATTGCCCTGCTCCGCCGCACCGACGTTGGCCAGCCCCTGCAATTCGTTAACATGAAAAGCTAA
- a CDS encoding TerC family protein has protein sequence MDFDLSVFSNPQTWVSLLTLTFMEIVLGIDNIIFISIIVNRLPAEQQPRGRSIGLILALLFRIGLLLSISWIVSLKQPLFTVPVPWIEGGWGVSGRDLILLAGGLFLIGKSTTEIHTKLQGEEEDEHNTGGRATMQSVVFQIILIDIVFSFDSILTAVGLVDNVMIMILAVILSMGVMLAFSGVVANFVNRNPTIKMLALSFLIMIGVMLVMEAFHKEIEKGYIYFAMFFSLIVELLNMRLRKKAEPIQLRESRYD, from the coding sequence ATGGACTTCGACCTCTCTGTTTTTTCCAACCCCCAGACCTGGGTGAGCCTGCTCACGCTCACGTTCATGGAAATCGTGCTGGGTATCGACAATATTATCTTTATCTCTATCATCGTCAACCGCCTGCCAGCCGAGCAGCAGCCCCGCGGCCGCAGCATTGGGCTGATACTGGCGCTGCTGTTCCGCATTGGGCTGCTGCTGAGCATTTCCTGGATCGTGAGCCTGAAGCAGCCGCTGTTTACGGTGCCCGTGCCCTGGATAGAGGGCGGCTGGGGCGTGTCGGGCCGCGACTTGATTCTGCTGGCCGGCGGCTTGTTCCTGATTGGCAAGAGCACCACCGAAATCCACACCAAGCTGCAGGGCGAGGAGGAAGATGAGCACAATACCGGGGGCCGGGCCACTATGCAGAGCGTGGTCTTTCAAATCATCCTCATCGACATCGTGTTCAGCTTCGACTCTATCCTGACGGCTGTGGGCCTTGTTGATAACGTGATGATTATGATTCTGGCCGTCATCTTATCCATGGGCGTGATGCTGGCCTTTTCGGGTGTGGTGGCCAACTTCGTCAACCGCAACCCCACTATCAAAATGCTGGCCCTGTCCTTCCTGATTATGATTGGGGTGATGCTAGTGATGGAGGCCTTCCACAAGGAGATTGAGAAGGGCTACATCTACTTCGCTATGTTCTTCTCGCTGATTGTCGAGCTGCTCAACATGCGTCTGCGCAAAAAAGCCGAACCTATTCAGCTGCGCGAGTCGCGCTACGACTAA
- a CDS encoding T9SS-dependent M36 family metallopeptidase has translation MKLPLPAPLSRALLTAGLLALPGLLAAQTTSADLARTALQVRTQALGLKPADVSDPVVTNSFTDEHSGVTHVYLRQRYQGVEVYNGVADVHLAPTGRVVGLNSRFVSNAAVLARPATPALTAEQAVGAAARALAMAAPSGLRVQKAGTPAAGLEFTNGGISLERIPVKLMYLPMPSGELRLVWDVMLYPHHARNYWSVRVDAATGELLDKHDYVIEEEFSMAPLRQPIASLAAASTPTPARPSGTTAANSYHVWPVTIESPTHGARQVVTAPADLVASPFGWHDVDGKAGADSLRTAGNNVTAYEDRSNKNTGNNPWTVGYAPKGGPNQIFDFPFDNTIAANPRANLDAAITNLFYWNNLMHDIMARKGFTEGAGNFQTTNYTGKGASGDAVQAEAQDGGGLNNANFGTPPDGFAPRMQMYLWDANETKASITAPASLAGPLVATEGTVTRKLAKTGPVSGNLVLVNDGTATPQAGCAAYSNAADVQGNFALVDLGNCTNITKVRNAQAAGARAIIIIQNTTAPPFSFGVITDTAGVRIPGVMISQADGNRIKAALQAGNQVSVTLTETITYYRDGDFDNGIVAHEYGHGISTRLAGGASNASCLRSAEQMGEGWSDFFGLWITTRPGDKGTTGRGIGTYASFEPTTGGGIRPTRYSTDVSINPSTYDWVGKTIGGVNFNLDADNRPRVHAIGYIWASALWDLNWALIEKYGYNEDLRAKTGGNNIALQLVIDGLKLQPCNPGFIDGRDAILKADSITNNAANSAIIWRVFARRGMGFSARQGSSNSLTDQVAATDLPRVLSTQKKLSEELLELYPNPAHHQLTIRTQVSSKAPVQVELVSLLGQTLRTREVTAAKLQREGVQLPLNDVSAGVYVVRLTTSEGTITKKVVVQ, from the coding sequence ATGAAATTACCCTTACCTGCTCCCCTCTCGCGTGCGCTACTTACGGCGGGCCTGCTGGCCCTGCCCGGCCTGCTGGCAGCCCAAACCACCTCTGCCGATCTGGCCCGGACGGCCCTGCAAGTTCGTACCCAGGCCCTGGGCCTGAAACCGGCCGACGTATCGGACCCGGTTGTCACCAATTCCTTTACTGATGAGCACAGTGGCGTCACTCACGTGTACCTGCGCCAGCGCTACCAAGGAGTAGAAGTATATAATGGCGTGGCCGATGTGCACTTGGCCCCGACGGGCCGGGTAGTAGGTCTGAACAGCCGCTTTGTGAGCAACGCCGCCGTGCTGGCCCGCCCGGCTACGCCAGCCCTCACGGCCGAACAAGCAGTGGGCGCGGCGGCCCGCGCCCTGGCAATGGCGGCCCCTAGCGGCCTGCGCGTGCAAAAGGCTGGCACCCCGGCCGCAGGCCTGGAGTTTACGAATGGCGGTATCTCGCTGGAGCGCATTCCGGTGAAGCTCATGTACCTGCCCATGCCGAGCGGGGAACTGCGCCTGGTGTGGGATGTGATGCTGTACCCGCACCACGCCCGCAACTACTGGAGCGTACGCGTAGACGCGGCCACCGGCGAGCTGCTCGACAAGCACGACTACGTGATTGAGGAGGAGTTCAGCATGGCCCCGCTGCGGCAGCCCATTGCCTCGCTGGCCGCGGCTTCGACGCCTACGCCCGCCCGGCCCAGCGGCACCACCGCCGCCAATAGCTACCACGTGTGGCCCGTTACGATAGAAAGTCCCACCCACGGCGCCCGCCAAGTGGTAACTGCCCCCGCCGACCTAGTAGCCTCGCCCTTTGGCTGGCACGACGTAGACGGCAAGGCCGGCGCCGACTCCCTGCGCACCGCCGGCAACAACGTGACAGCCTACGAGGACCGCAGCAACAAGAACACCGGCAACAACCCCTGGACCGTGGGCTATGCACCCAAGGGTGGCCCTAATCAAATCTTTGATTTTCCTTTCGACAACACTATAGCGGCCAACCCCCGCGCTAACCTCGACGCCGCCATCACCAATCTGTTCTACTGGAACAACCTGATGCACGACATCATGGCGCGCAAAGGTTTCACGGAGGGCGCTGGCAACTTCCAGACTACCAACTACACGGGCAAAGGCGCCAGCGGCGACGCCGTGCAGGCCGAAGCCCAGGATGGCGGCGGACTAAACAACGCCAACTTTGGTACCCCGCCCGACGGCTTTGCGCCTCGCATGCAGATGTACCTGTGGGACGCCAATGAAACCAAAGCCAGCATTACGGCGCCGGCCAGCCTGGCTGGCCCGCTGGTAGCAACAGAGGGTACGGTCACGCGCAAACTAGCAAAAACCGGCCCGGTAAGCGGTAATCTGGTATTGGTAAACGATGGTACTGCTACGCCCCAAGCAGGATGTGCTGCCTACTCGAATGCAGCGGACGTACAAGGAAACTTCGCTTTAGTAGATCTTGGAAATTGCACTAATATTACCAAAGTGCGAAATGCGCAGGCTGCAGGTGCCCGTGCTATCATCATTATACAAAATACCACCGCTCCACCCTTCTCTTTTGGTGTAATAACCGACACAGCAGGGGTTCGTATTCCAGGCGTTATGATTTCACAAGCTGATGGCAACCGTATCAAAGCGGCGCTGCAGGCTGGCAATCAAGTGTCGGTGACGTTGACGGAAACCATTACATATTACCGGGACGGCGACTTCGATAACGGCATTGTCGCCCACGAGTACGGCCACGGTATCTCAACCCGCCTAGCCGGGGGGGCCTCCAACGCTTCATGCTTGCGCAGCGCCGAGCAAATGGGCGAAGGTTGGAGCGACTTTTTCGGGCTGTGGATAACAACTAGGCCTGGCGACAAAGGCACAACGGGCCGCGGCATTGGCACGTACGCTTCCTTTGAGCCTACTACGGGCGGCGGCATTCGGCCTACGCGTTACAGCACTGATGTTAGCATCAACCCCTCCACCTACGACTGGGTAGGCAAGACGATAGGAGGTGTAAACTTTAATCTTGACGCAGATAACAGACCGCGGGTACACGCCATCGGCTACATCTGGGCCAGCGCGCTATGGGACCTGAACTGGGCGCTGATTGAGAAGTATGGCTACAACGAGGACCTGCGCGCCAAAACCGGCGGCAACAACATTGCCCTGCAACTCGTCATCGACGGCCTGAAGCTGCAGCCCTGTAACCCCGGCTTTATTGATGGCCGCGACGCCATCCTGAAGGCTGACTCCATCACCAATAATGCTGCTAACTCCGCTATCATCTGGCGTGTGTTTGCGCGGCGGGGTATGGGCTTCAGCGCCCGGCAGGGCAGCAGCAACAGCCTCACCGACCAGGTAGCGGCCACCGACCTGCCCCGCGTGCTCAGCACCCAGAAAAAGCTGAGCGAGGAGCTGCTAGAGCTGTACCCCAACCCGGCCCACCACCAGCTCACCATCCGCACGCAGGTAAGCAGCAAGGCGCCGGTGCAAGTTGAGCTGGTATCCTTACTGGGCCAGACGCTGCGCACCCGCGAAGTGACGGCCGCCAAACTGCAACGGGAAGGTGTGCAGCTGCCCCTGAACGATGTATCGGCGGGCGTGTATGTAGTGCGCCTGACTACCTCGGAGGGTACTATCACCAAAAAGGTTGTAGTGCAGTAG
- a CDS encoding RNA methyltransferase, with protein sequence MRKLSMEELNRLTVADFKNTRKLPLTLVLDNVRSLHNVGAAFRTADAFAIEKIWLCGITGRPPQREITKTALGSTESVAWEYAATTLEALRQLKAAGYALVAVEQTTASQPLPAFRPDPARPHALIMGNEVFGVDDEVLALCDAAVEIPQFGTKHSLNVSVAAGVVLWDFLSKMGWTTPGTAIT encoded by the coding sequence ATGCGCAAACTCTCCATGGAAGAGCTGAACCGGCTGACGGTGGCAGACTTCAAAAATACGCGAAAACTCCCCCTTACCCTGGTGCTCGACAACGTGCGCAGCCTGCACAACGTAGGGGCTGCCTTCCGCACTGCCGACGCCTTTGCCATTGAAAAAATATGGCTCTGCGGCATCACCGGGCGGCCGCCCCAACGCGAAATCACCAAAACCGCCCTGGGCTCTACGGAGTCGGTGGCCTGGGAGTATGCGGCCACTACACTGGAAGCCCTGCGCCAGCTTAAGGCGGCTGGCTACGCGCTGGTGGCCGTGGAGCAAACCACCGCTTCCCAGCCCCTGCCCGCCTTCCGGCCCGACCCGGCCCGGCCCCACGCCTTGATTATGGGCAACGAAGTGTTTGGGGTGGATGACGAGGTGCTAGCCCTCTGCGACGCAGCCGTGGAGATACCGCAGTTTGGCACTAAGCACAGTTTGAACGTAAGCGTGGCGGCGGGTGTAGTACTGTGGGATTTTCTGAGCAAAATGGGCTGGACGACGCCCGGCACGGCCATTACCTGA
- the mutS gene encoding DNA mismatch repair protein MutS: MKQYYQLKQQHPGAVLLFRVGDFYETFGEDAVTAARILDITLTKRGAGTSSETPLAGFPHHALDNYLPKLVRAGQRVAICDQLEDPKLAKGLVKRGITELVTPGVSLHDNVLERKSNNYLCAVHFGKQEAGISFLDISTGEFLVAQGSTEYLGKLLQNFQPAEVLFCKKSRREFEESFGPDYCHFALDEWVFGFDYCHDTLTRHFNTTSLKGYGIDGLREGITAAGCILHYLAETKHTDVGHIGSVGRLEEDKYVWLDRFTVRNLELVQAQHPGGVPLIDILDQTVTPMGARLLRKWVVLPLKEPAQIQRRLDTVEGLLQAPELLEDLLQHLRQIGDLERLISKVAVRRINPRELLQLARALEAIGPIWEQLAASGIRALHKLADQLNPCAALREEIQAKIKPDAPILTNQGGVLHDGVDRELDELRQLAFSGKDYLFQLQQRAIQETGIGSLKVAYNKVFGYYLEVTNAHKDKVPTTWIRKQTLVNAERYITEELKTYEEKILHAEERLFIIEQKIYSDLVLTAAEYVAQIQQNARAIGVTDCLASFAATARQHRYVKPTVDDSTVLDIKAGRHPVIERQLPPGEQYIPNDICLNQDEQQIVVITGPNMAGKSALLRQTALIVLLAQIGSFVPADAAHVGVIDKIFTRVGASDNLSKGESTFMVEMTETASILNNLSDRSLVLMDEIGRGTSTYDGISIAWAIVEHLHNSPKARAKTLFATHYHELNQLADDCPRVRNYNVAVKEADGRILFLRKLQEGGSEHSFGIHVARMAGMPTSVVLRANEIMHHLEQERTSAGIDPETTTEFDEVLAGLDGTAGGKVVALHAAPEPAAPAQRGPTPQPAAAVHSAPRSSLQLSMFEPADPALERVRELLDKLDVNAMTPIEALLKLNELKLAIGK; this comes from the coding sequence ATGAAGCAGTATTACCAGCTCAAGCAGCAGCACCCCGGCGCCGTGCTTCTGTTTCGGGTGGGCGACTTTTACGAAACCTTCGGGGAGGACGCCGTGACGGCTGCCCGCATCCTCGACATTACCCTGACCAAGCGCGGGGCCGGTACCTCCTCGGAAACGCCCCTGGCTGGCTTCCCCCACCACGCCCTCGACAACTACCTGCCTAAGCTGGTGCGGGCCGGGCAGCGCGTAGCCATCTGCGACCAGCTCGAAGACCCCAAGCTGGCCAAGGGCCTCGTCAAGCGCGGCATCACGGAGCTGGTGACGCCCGGCGTGAGCCTGCACGACAACGTGCTGGAGCGCAAAAGCAACAATTATCTATGTGCCGTGCACTTCGGCAAGCAGGAGGCGGGTATTTCGTTTCTCGACATCAGCACCGGCGAGTTTCTGGTGGCTCAGGGCAGCACCGAGTACTTGGGCAAGCTGCTCCAGAACTTTCAGCCGGCCGAAGTGCTGTTCTGCAAGAAAAGCCGCCGCGAGTTCGAGGAGAGCTTCGGGCCCGACTACTGCCACTTTGCCCTGGATGAGTGGGTGTTCGGCTTCGACTACTGCCACGACACGCTCACCCGCCACTTCAACACCACCTCACTGAAAGGCTACGGCATCGACGGGCTGCGGGAGGGAATCACGGCGGCCGGCTGCATCCTGCACTACCTGGCCGAAACCAAGCATACCGACGTGGGCCACATCGGCAGCGTCGGGCGCCTGGAGGAGGATAAGTACGTGTGGCTCGATAGATTCACCGTTCGTAACCTGGAGCTGGTGCAGGCCCAGCACCCCGGCGGCGTGCCCCTGATTGATATTCTGGACCAAACCGTGACGCCCATGGGTGCCCGCCTGCTGCGTAAGTGGGTGGTGCTGCCCCTCAAGGAGCCCGCCCAGATTCAGCGCCGCCTCGACACGGTGGAAGGCCTGCTGCAAGCCCCCGAGCTGTTGGAAGACCTCTTGCAGCACCTGCGCCAGATTGGGGACCTGGAGCGGCTGATTTCCAAAGTGGCCGTGCGCCGCATCAATCCGCGCGAGCTGCTCCAGCTGGCCCGCGCCTTGGAGGCCATTGGGCCCATCTGGGAGCAGCTGGCCGCCTCCGGCATCCGCGCCCTGCACAAGCTGGCCGACCAGCTCAACCCTTGCGCGGCGCTGCGCGAGGAAATCCAGGCCAAAATCAAGCCCGATGCGCCCATCCTGACCAACCAAGGCGGGGTGCTGCACGATGGCGTGGACCGGGAGCTGGACGAGTTGCGCCAGCTGGCGTTTTCGGGCAAAGACTACCTGTTTCAGCTCCAGCAGCGGGCCATTCAGGAAACCGGTATCGGCTCCCTGAAAGTGGCCTATAATAAAGTGTTTGGTTATTACCTCGAAGTCACCAACGCTCACAAAGACAAGGTGCCGACCACCTGGATTCGGAAGCAGACGCTGGTGAATGCCGAGCGCTACATCACAGAGGAGCTGAAAACCTATGAGGAAAAGATTTTGCACGCCGAGGAGCGGTTGTTCATCATCGAGCAGAAAATCTATTCCGACCTCGTGCTGACTGCCGCCGAGTACGTGGCTCAGATCCAGCAGAACGCCCGCGCCATCGGCGTCACCGACTGCCTGGCCTCCTTCGCCGCCACGGCCCGGCAGCACCGCTACGTCAAGCCCACCGTCGACGACAGCACCGTGCTCGACATTAAGGCTGGCCGCCATCCCGTTATTGAGCGGCAGCTGCCCCCCGGCGAGCAGTACATTCCCAATGACATCTGCCTCAACCAGGACGAGCAGCAGATTGTGGTGATTACCGGTCCCAACATGGCCGGCAAGTCGGCCCTGTTGCGCCAGACGGCCCTGATTGTGCTGCTGGCCCAAATCGGCTCCTTCGTGCCCGCCGACGCCGCCCACGTCGGCGTCATCGACAAGATATTCACCCGCGTCGGCGCCTCCGACAACCTGAGCAAGGGCGAGAGTACCTTCATGGTGGAGATGACCGAAACGGCTTCTATTCTCAACAACTTATCGGACAGAAGTCTGGTGCTCATGGACGAAATCGGGCGCGGCACCAGCACCTACGACGGCATCAGTATTGCCTGGGCCATTGTGGAGCACCTGCACAACTCGCCCAAGGCGCGGGCCAAAACCCTGTTTGCCACCCACTACCACGAGCTAAACCAGCTGGCCGATGACTGCCCGCGGGTGCGCAACTACAACGTGGCCGTGAAAGAAGCCGACGGCCGCATCCTGTTTCTGCGTAAGCTCCAGGAAGGCGGCTCCGAGCACTCCTTTGGTATTCACGTGGCCCGCATGGCCGGCATGCCCACCTCGGTAGTACTACGCGCCAACGAAATCATGCACCACCTGGAGCAGGAACGGACCTCTGCCGGCATCGACCCCGAAACAACCACCGAGTTTGACGAAGTGCTGGCCGGCCTCGACGGCACCGCGGGCGGCAAAGTGGTGGCCTTACATGCCGCGCCCGAGCCGGCGGCACCAGCTCAACGCGGCCCTACACCCCAGCCGGCCGCAGCCGTGCACTCGGCGCCTCGGTCTAGCTTGCAGCTCAGCATGTTTGAGCCCGCCGACCCGGCCCTGGAACGGGTGCGGGAACTGCTCGATAAGCTTGATGTCAACGCCATGACACCCATCGAAGCCCTACTCAAGCTAAATGAGCTGAAGCTGGCCATTGGTAAGTAA
- a CDS encoding HNH endonuclease — MGGRYRAFGRRATWESILQENSAYTSSNRLKNRLLRAGYKQAVCEQCGLAQWLNRPIPLELHHVNGISNDHRLENLQLLCPNCHALTPSYRGRNQARARVV, encoded by the coding sequence GTGGGCGGGCGGTACCGAGCTTTTGGTCGTCGGGCCACATGGGAAAGTATCCTTCAGGAAAATTCAGCTTATACTTCCAGTAATCGGCTGAAAAATCGTTTACTACGCGCTGGTTATAAGCAAGCTGTTTGCGAACAGTGTGGTTTGGCTCAATGGCTGAACAGACCTATTCCCTTGGAGCTTCATCACGTAAACGGCATCAGCAATGACCATCGTTTGGAGAATTTGCAGTTACTTTGCCCCAACTGTCATGCCTTAACACCAAGTTATCGAGGCAGAAACCAAGCCCGCGCCAGAGTGGTGTAA
- a CDS encoding AAA family ATPase codes for MMPLQTAPAPDYQQKIKQVFAEVGKVVVGQQYMVNRLLIGLFTGGHILLEGVPGLAKTLTISTLSKVLDLDFQRVQFTPDLLPSDLVGTMIYNQNQSEFEVKKGPIFANLILADEVNRSPAKVQSALLEAMQEKQVTIGETTYPLDLPFLVLATQNPVEQEGTYPLPEAQVDRFMMKVYVDYLKKTDELEVMRRMANLSYVGEVSSVLSKEDIFGIRGLINQVQISETLEKYIIELVFATRKPAEYDLTEFQQYVQFGVSPRASIALHRAAKAVAFLDERDYVLPEDIKAVAADVLNHRILLNYEAEADGIRTQDMIEAILRKVPIS; via the coding sequence ATGATGCCTTTGCAAACGGCTCCCGCCCCCGACTACCAACAGAAAATCAAGCAGGTATTTGCCGAAGTTGGTAAGGTAGTGGTGGGCCAGCAGTACATGGTCAACCGCCTCCTGATTGGCCTGTTCACGGGCGGGCACATCCTGCTGGAAGGCGTGCCGGGTCTGGCCAAGACGCTTACCATCAGTACGTTGTCGAAGGTGCTGGACCTGGACTTTCAGCGCGTGCAGTTCACGCCCGACCTGCTACCTTCTGACTTGGTGGGCACCATGATTTACAACCAGAACCAGTCGGAGTTTGAGGTGAAGAAGGGGCCGATTTTCGCCAACCTCATTCTGGCCGACGAAGTGAACCGCTCCCCGGCCAAGGTGCAGAGTGCCCTGCTGGAAGCCATGCAGGAAAAGCAAGTAACCATTGGTGAAACCACGTACCCGCTGGATTTGCCGTTTCTGGTGCTGGCCACCCAAAACCCGGTGGAGCAAGAAGGCACCTACCCGCTGCCCGAAGCCCAAGTCGACCGGTTTATGATGAAGGTGTACGTCGACTATCTGAAGAAAACCGACGAGCTGGAAGTGATGCGCCGCATGGCCAACCTCAGCTACGTGGGCGAGGTAAGCTCCGTGCTCAGCAAGGAGGACATCTTCGGCATTCGGGGGCTGATCAACCAGGTGCAGATTTCGGAAACACTGGAGAAGTACATCATTGAGCTGGTGTTTGCTACCCGCAAGCCTGCCGAGTACGACCTCACCGAGTTTCAGCAGTACGTGCAGTTTGGGGTGAGTCCGCGGGCCAGCATTGCCCTGCACCGGGCTGCCAAGGCCGTGGCCTTCCTGGATGAGCGTGACTACGTGCTGCCCGAAGACATCAAGGCCGTGGCCGCCGACGTGCTCAACCACCGCATCCTGCTCAACTACGAGGCCGAAGCCGACGGCATCCGCACCCAGGACATGATTGAGGCCATCCTGCGCAAAGTGCCGATTAGCTAA